From Sphingomonas bisphenolicum, one genomic window encodes:
- the ilvC gene encoding ketol-acid reductoisomerase, with product MKVYYDHDADIGLIKGKKVAILGYGSQGHAHAQNLRDSGVAEVAIALRAGSPSAKKAEGAGFKVLPNAEAAAWADVLMILAPDEHQAAIYAADIHENLRPGAALAFAHGLNVHFGLIETRKDVDVIMIAPKGPGHTVRSEYQRGGGVPCLIAVHQDATGNAHDIALSYASGVGGGRSGIIETNFREECETDLFGEQAVLCGGATALVQAGFETLVEAGYAPEMAYFECLHELKLIVDLMYEGGIANMRYSISNTAEYGDIKTGPRIITEETKKEMKRVLADIQSGRFVKDFVLDNRAGQPELKASRIAAQRHPIEETGAKLRAMMPWIGANKLVDQEKN from the coding sequence ATGAAGGTTTATTACGATCACGACGCGGACATCGGCCTGATCAAGGGCAAGAAGGTCGCCATCCTAGGTTACGGTTCGCAGGGTCACGCCCATGCGCAGAATCTGCGCGACAGCGGCGTCGCCGAAGTCGCCATCGCCCTGCGCGCCGGTTCGCCGTCCGCGAAGAAGGCCGAAGGCGCAGGCTTCAAGGTTCTGCCCAACGCCGAAGCCGCCGCCTGGGCCGACGTGCTCATGATCCTGGCGCCCGACGAGCATCAGGCCGCCATCTACGCCGCCGACATCCACGAAAATCTGCGCCCCGGCGCGGCGCTGGCCTTCGCCCATGGCCTCAACGTCCATTTCGGTCTGATCGAAACCCGCAAGGACGTGGACGTCATCATGATCGCGCCCAAGGGTCCGGGCCACACCGTGCGCAGCGAATATCAGCGCGGCGGCGGCGTGCCCTGCCTGATCGCGGTCCATCAGGACGCGACCGGCAACGCCCATGACATCGCCCTGTCCTACGCCAGCGGCGTGGGCGGCGGTCGCAGCGGCATCATCGAAACCAACTTCCGCGAAGAATGCGAAACCGACCTGTTCGGCGAGCAGGCTGTCCTCTGCGGCGGCGCGACCGCGCTGGTCCAGGCCGGGTTCGAAACGCTGGTCGAAGCCGGCTACGCGCCGGAAATGGCCTATTTCGAGTGCCTGCACGAACTCAAGCTGATCGTCGACCTGATGTATGAGGGCGGCATCGCCAACATGCGCTATTCGATCTCGAACACCGCCGAATATGGCGACATCAAGACCGGCCCGCGCATCATCACCGAAGAAACGAAGAAGGAAATGAAGCGCGTGCTGGCCGACATCCAGTCGGGCCGCTTCGTCAAGGACTTCGTCCTCGACAACCGCGCTGGCCAGCCGGAACTCAAGGCCAGCCGCATCGCGGCCCAGCGCCACCCGATCGAGGAAACTGGCGCCAAGCTGCGCGCCATGATGCCCTGGATCGGCGCCAACAAGCTGGTGGACCAGGAAAAGAACTAA
- the ilvN gene encoding acetolactate synthase small subunit: MHIQEELSQRHVLSLTVSNEAGILARIAGLFTARGYNIDSLTVADITQDHGVSRITIVTNGPPKVIDQIIAQLDRLVPVHKVTDLTEAGPFVERELALVKVAGTGEDRIEALRLADVFRAKVVDTTIESFIFEITGTTDKIDNFVALMRQIGLVEVGRTGVVGLIRGKEAN, encoded by the coding sequence ATGCATATCCAGGAAGAACTCAGCCAGCGGCACGTTCTGTCGCTGACCGTTTCGAACGAGGCGGGCATATTGGCGCGCATCGCGGGCCTGTTCACCGCGCGCGGCTATAATATCGACAGCCTGACCGTGGCGGACATCACGCAGGACCATGGCGTCAGCCGCATCACCATCGTCACCAACGGCCCGCCCAAGGTGATCGACCAGATCATCGCCCAGCTCGACCGGCTGGTGCCGGTGCACAAGGTGACCGACCTGACCGAAGCCGGTCCGTTCGTCGAGCGCGAACTGGCGCTGGTGAAGGTCGCGGGCACGGGCGAGGACCGGATCGAGGCGCTGCGCCTGGCCGACGTGTTCCGCGCCAAGGTGGTCGATACGACGATCGAGAGCTTCATCTTCGAGATTACCGGCACCACCGACAAGATCGACAATTTCGTCGCCCTGATGCGCCAGATCGGCCTGGTCGAAGTCGGCCGCACCGGCGTCGTCGGCCTGATCCGCGGAAAAGAGGCGAACTGA
- a CDS encoding YceI family protein yields MKKFLIPAAAFIAIAGGTVVVAQMPTAAPGSKDVAKVTGGTYKVDGGHTQVVFAWDHMGFTNNAGTIAEPTGTLTLDKANPAASKVSVEFTIANLRTGVAKLDEHLMKADFFDAAKFPTATFVSTSVKPEGASGAEITGNLTIKGVTKPVTLDAEFYGAGVQPMSKKENVGFVATGTIKRSDFGMGYGVPVVGDAIELKIIAGFEKQ; encoded by the coding sequence ATGAAGAAATTTCTGATCCCCGCCGCCGCCTTCATCGCCATTGCGGGTGGCACCGTCGTCGTCGCCCAGATGCCGACCGCCGCGCCGGGTTCGAAGGACGTCGCCAAAGTCACCGGCGGCACCTACAAGGTCGATGGCGGCCATACCCAGGTCGTCTTCGCCTGGGACCATATGGGCTTCACCAATAATGCCGGCACCATCGCCGAGCCGACCGGCACGCTGACCCTGGACAAGGCGAACCCCGCCGCATCCAAGGTGTCGGTCGAATTCACCATCGCCAATCTGCGCACCGGCGTGGCGAAGCTGGACGAGCATCTGATGAAGGCCGACTTCTTCGACGCCGCCAAGTTCCCGACCGCGACCTTCGTGTCCACCAGCGTGAAGCCAGAAGGCGCGAGCGGCGCCGAAATCACCGGCAACCTGACCATCAAGGGCGTGACCAAGCCCGTCACGCTGGACGCCGAATTTTACGGCGCTGGCGTGCAGCCGATGAGCAAGAAGGAAAATGTCGGCTTCGTCGCCACCGGCACGATCAAGCGCAGCGACTTCGGCATGGGCTATGGCGTGCCGGTCGTCGGCGACGCGATCGAATTGAAGATCATCGCCGGCTTCGAAAAGCAATAA
- the leuA gene encoding 2-isopropylmalate synthase encodes MMLTDPSQKYRAFPQVDLPNRQWPAQVITAPPRWLSTDMRDGNQSLIDPMNAEKKRRFFDLLLKVGVKEIEIGFPAAGATEFDFISGLVRDDAIPDDVIVQVLTQARADLIATTFESLRGAPKAIVHVYNAVSPAWRNIVFQMSRPEIKEIAVNAAKLLRDNAAAQPDTDWHFEYSPETFSTAELDFSLECCEAVMDILQPTPDRPLILNLPATVECATPNIYADQIEWMCRNISRRDSVVISLHPHNDRGTGVAAAELGLMAGADRVEGCLFGNGERTGNCDLVTVALNMYTQGINPLLDFSDIDEVIQTVEYCNQLPVHPRHPYAGELVFTAFSGSHQDAIKKGFAAQEARNDLIWDVPYLPIDPKDLGRDYEAVIRVNSQSGKGGVAWVLQQDKGYKMPKRMQAEFSKVVQAMADESSRELNAADIWSAFQTHYRLSGEQAYSLIDYHESGVAGDRIFTGKITHEGVERSISGRGNGLLSSVLAALRDEFGVQLEIADYSEHAIGAGSDVNAAAYVECRTPDGRTVFGVGTDADVATASVQAVLSAANGIAVRG; translated from the coding sequence ATGATGCTGACCGATCCCTCGCAGAAATACCGCGCCTTCCCCCAGGTGGACCTGCCCAATCGCCAATGGCCTGCGCAGGTCATCACCGCGCCGCCGCGCTGGCTGTCGACCGACATGCGCGACGGCAACCAGTCGCTGATCGACCCGATGAATGCGGAAAAGAAGCGCCGCTTCTTCGACCTGCTGCTGAAGGTCGGCGTCAAGGAAATCGAGATCGGCTTCCCCGCTGCGGGCGCGACCGAATTCGACTTCATTTCCGGGCTCGTCCGCGACGACGCAATCCCCGACGACGTGATCGTCCAGGTGCTGACGCAGGCGCGCGCCGATCTGATCGCCACCACCTTCGAATCGCTGCGCGGCGCGCCCAAGGCGATCGTCCATGTCTACAACGCCGTGTCGCCCGCCTGGCGCAACATCGTGTTCCAGATGAGCCGGCCGGAGATCAAGGAGATCGCCGTCAACGCCGCCAAGCTGCTGCGCGACAATGCGGCGGCCCAGCCGGACACCGACTGGCATTTCGAATATTCGCCCGAAACCTTCTCCACGGCCGAACTGGATTTCAGCCTGGAGTGCTGCGAGGCGGTGATGGATATCCTCCAGCCCACGCCCGATCGTCCGCTGATCCTGAACCTGCCTGCGACGGTCGAATGCGCGACGCCCAACATCTATGCCGACCAGATCGAATGGATGTGCCGCAACATCTCCAGGCGCGACAGCGTCGTCATCTCGCTGCATCCGCATAACGACCGCGGCACCGGCGTCGCGGCGGCGGAACTGGGCCTGATGGCCGGCGCGGATCGCGTCGAAGGCTGCCTGTTCGGCAATGGCGAACGCACTGGCAATTGCGATCTGGTGACCGTGGCGCTGAACATGTACACGCAGGGCATCAACCCGCTGCTGGACTTCAGCGACATCGACGAGGTCATCCAGACCGTCGAATATTGCAACCAGTTGCCCGTCCACCCGCGCCATCCCTATGCCGGCGAACTGGTGTTCACCGCCTTTTCCGGCAGCCATCAGGACGCGATCAAGAAGGGCTTCGCCGCGCAGGAAGCGCGCAACGACCTGATCTGGGACGTGCCCTATCTGCCGATCGACCCCAAGGATCTGGGCCGCGATTATGAAGCGGTCATCCGCGTCAATTCGCAATCGGGCAAGGGCGGCGTCGCCTGGGTGCTGCAACAGGACAAGGGCTATAAGATGCCCAAGCGGATGCAGGCCGAATTTTCCAAGGTCGTGCAGGCGATGGCCGACGAAAGCAGCCGCGAACTCAACGCCGCTGACATCTGGAGCGCGTTCCAGACCCATTACCGCCTGTCGGGCGAGCAGGCCTATAGCCTGATCGACTATCATGAAAGCGGCGTGGCGGGCGATCGCATCTTCACTGGTAAGATCACCCATGAAGGCGTGGAGCGCTCCATTTCCGGGCGCGGCAACGGCCTGCTCTCCTCGGTGCTGGCCGCGCTGCGCGACGAATTCGGCGTGCAGCTCGAGATCGCCGACTATAGCGAACATGCGATCGGCGCAGGCAGCGACGTGAACGCCGCCGCCTATGTCGAATGCCGCACCCCCGACGGCCGCACCGTCTTTGGCGTCGGCACCGATGCGGATGTCGCGACGGCGTCGGTGCAGGCGGTGCTGTCGGCCGCCAACGGGATTGCGGTGCGGGGTTAA
- a CDS encoding YceI family protein, producing the protein MRRPAQAALLLSIVALAPAATAPTPLYAPGTYRVDNLATRAHFHVKALVGGYEGDFVAPEGAVVIDPAQPDRATVDISFPVEKLTTGDASTDAMLKGDSFFDMAKFPTIRFMAQNAPLARSDAPTPIAGELTMHGQTRPVTLSVRLVGTTPDEAPGLSTMHFSGAMTVERSQFGMGFGRPFVSDKVDLSVDAIFSRAQL; encoded by the coding sequence GTGCGCCGTCCGGCGCAAGCCGCGCTGCTTCTGAGCATCGTCGCGCTTGCGCCGGCGGCCACCGCGCCGACGCCCCTCTATGCGCCCGGTACTTATCGGGTCGATAACCTAGCGACCAGGGCGCATTTCCATGTAAAAGCGCTGGTCGGCGGCTATGAAGGCGACTTCGTCGCGCCCGAAGGCGCGGTGGTGATCGACCCTGCCCAGCCCGACCGCGCGACCGTCGACATCAGCTTCCCGGTCGAAAAGCTGACCACCGGCGACGCCTCCACCGACGCGATGCTGAAAGGCGACAGCTTCTTCGACATGGCGAAATTTCCCACCATCCGCTTCATGGCGCAAAATGCCCCGCTGGCGCGCAGCGATGCGCCCACGCCCATTGCCGGCGAACTGACGATGCACGGGCAGACCCGTCCCGTCACTCTCTCCGTCCGGCTGGTCGGTACGACCCCGGACGAAGCGCCGGGCCTGTCCACCATGCATTTCTCCGGCGCCATGACGGTCGAACGCAGCCAGTTCGGCATGGGCTTCGGCCGCCCATTCGTGTCCGACAAGGTGGACCTCAGCGTCGACGCCATTTTCAGCCGCGCCCAATTATGA